One part of the Musa acuminata AAA Group cultivar baxijiao chromosome BXJ1-5, Cavendish_Baxijiao_AAA, whole genome shotgun sequence genome encodes these proteins:
- the LOC135674326 gene encoding cyclin-dependent kinase inhibitor 4-like — translation MGKYMRKAKVSGEVAVMEVSHQSTLGVRTRARALAAAAAQDSSRTYLELRSRRLEKPLPPSPACKPCKDAPRPNPRGSSHKSGPAPRANSGSMGSVSTSRCPAAAIMLAPADAEVSYGENILDADARERETTPCSLIRDTESIGTLGSANRPTISTRMQTSRQNIPTAYEMEEFFAGAEQLQQQTFIERYNFDPVNDHPLPGRYEWIKIDFK, via the exons ATGGGCAAGTACATGCGGAAAGCCAAGGTCTCCGGCGAGGTCGCCGTCATGGAGGTCTCCCATCAGTCCACCCTCGGCGTCCGCACCCGCGCCCGGGCACTCGCCGCCGCGGCCGCTCAGGACTCGTCCCGCACCTACCTCGAGCTACGGAGCCGCCGCCTCGAGAAGCCCCTCCCGCCGTCTCCCGCGTGCAAGCCGTGCAAGGACGCGCCCAGGCCCAACCCTAGGGGGAGCTCGCACAAGTCTGGCCCGGCTCCCAGGGCGAATTCGGGGTCGATGGGGTCCGTCTCGACGAGCAGGTGCCCGGCGGCGGCCATCATGTTGGCGCCGGCTGATGCAGAGGTATCGTATGGGGAGAATATTCTGGATGCCGATGCGAGAGAGAG GGAGACCACACCTTGCAGTCTGATAAGGGATACAGAATCTATAGGGACCCTGGGTTCAGCAAACAGACCTACAATTTCTACTAGAATGCAAACTTCTCGTCAGAACATCCCTACCGCTTATGAGATGGAAGAGTTCTTTGCTGGTGCAGAGCAACTCCAACAACAAACATTTATAGAAAG GTACAACTTCGATCCCGTAAATGACCATCCGCTTCCTGGCCGGTATGAATGGATAAAAATTGACTTCAAGTAG